The sequence below is a genomic window from Polaribacter vadi.
ACTCTTTTTTGGTAATTCCTTTTCGATTTCTAAGCTTTCTTCACTAACCTTTATATATTCTTCTAGATTTCTTTCCAGTAATAAAAAGTCTGATAGATGATATAAAAAAGCTATTTCTAAATATTTATCATTTAGTTTTCTTGCATTTTCTAGGCTTTTTAAAGAGAGTTCTTTTCCTTTTTTTACATCCTTTTTAATTAAATACATTACAATTGGATGTGTTGTAATTTTTGTTTTGGCGATTAATACATCTTTATCAGAAGCATTAAATTTATTAATATAATTCTCATTTTTTTTTTGCTCTACAGAAGCTTTATCTAAGCTAACCTCATCTCTTAATTTAGTTATCTGAGACCATTTAATTTCTACATAATCTAAATTTATTTTTTTTGAATCTTCAGGCTCTTCTAGATAACTGTTGATAAAATTAGAAACTTTATCATAGTTTATAGAACTTTTATTCCCTAAATTAGAAACAAATTTATAGAAATCGACATAAGAAACTTGCTCTCTATTAATTAGTTTATTGTACAAATTAGTATCTGTATCTTTCTCTATTTTATTTAAATAAAAAGTAACAGAGTCTAATTTATTTTCTAAAATAAAAATTTCAATTTTAGATTTAATATTTTCTTTTGATATTGAATCTTTCTGTGAAAATGTACAAAGAGAAAAAAATAATAAACAGAGTTTTACTGTTAACTTCATTTTTTGGTTGATTTAGAGTCTAAAATTAAAAATTTTATATTATTGTAAAGTAAAAACAAAAAATCGCTTAAACAAATAAATGTTTAAGCGAGTTTTAAAATAATTTTAAAAAACTTAATTTCTAAACTTCAAAAGGAGTTATAGAAACATAAGATCTATTATTTCTTTTCTTACGGAATTCAACAACTCCATCAACTTTTGCATGTAAAGTATGATCTTTACCCATGTAAACGTTTTCTCCTGGATTGTGTGTAGTTCCTCTTTGACGAACAATTATATTTCCTGCAATTGCAGCTTGTCCTCCAAATATTTTTACACCAAGTCTTTTCGATTCTGATTCTCTACCATTCTTCGAACTACCTACACCTTTTTTATGTGCCATTTTCTTGAGTTTTTATAAGTTAAAGTTAAATTATAGTTGGTTATTTTTCAATACCACCATCTAATCTATCTTGTAATTCTTTTAATTCATCCCACTTACCATCAGCAGCTAAAGCAGCTTGTTTTGGCCAAGTATCTGTAACAATATGAGATAATCTTGAGCTTGCCTCTGTTAAGATTTCGCTTAATTTAGCAGCATCTGTTTTAGCTACTTTTGCAAAAGTATCTAAACCTGCATTTACCAAAGCTTCAGCAGCTTTAGGTCCTGCACCTTCAATTTTCTTTAAATCATCTGCTTTAGATGATTTTTTTGGAGCCGCTTTTTTTGCTTTAGCTTTTGGAGCTTCTTTTTTGGCAGCTTTTAAAGAACCAGAACCAGCAATAGATTCAATTTGAATCTCACTTAAATACTGTCTGTGTCCATTTTTCTTTTGGTAACCTTTTCTTCTTTTCTTTTTAAAGACGATTACTTTATCACCTTTTAAATGACTTAAAATTTGAGCGGTTACTGATGCTCCTTCTATAGCTGGGGCGCCTAAAGTTACACTTCCTGCGTCATCAAGTAAAAGAACGTTATCAAAAGTTACTTTTGATCCTTCTTCTCCTTGTAAACGATGAACGTAAACTTTTTGGTCTTTTGCTACTTTAAACTGCTGCCCTGCTATCTCTACGATTGCGTACATACTAATTAGTTTTGCGTATTTATTGATATTAATGCATTTAACTTACTGAAAATGCGGATGCAAATATACATATTTTTTATAATTTAGCAATAATACTATTTATTAAATATTTTATTTCTAAATTTCAAAATAATCACTCTATTTCTCTCTTTTTTAGATGTGCTTTATTATTTTTGATGCTGACGACATTTTTGAAGTTATTTTGTAACAATCAAACACACTTTGCGTCAAATTACTAATGTAAATTATTAACTAAAAAAAAATCAATGAAGAAAAGTATTTTATCTCTTGCTTCTGCAATGTTATTTGTATTTGCTACAAATGCACAAAAAGTAGAGTTTGAAGAGTATGATTTAAGTAATGGAATGCACGTTATTTTACACAAAGACACTTCTGCTCCAGTTGTTGTAACTTCTGTAATGTATCATGTAGGCGCAAAAGACGAACAACCAGGAAGAACAGGTATGGCTCACTTTTTTGAACACTTGTTATTTGAAGGAACAGAAAACATCGATAAAGGTGAATGGTTTAAAATTGTATCTTCTAATGGAGGTAGAAATAATGCCAATACTACAGATGATAGAACGTATTATTATGAAATTTTCCCATCAAACAAATTAGAATTAGGACTTTGGATGGAATCTGAACGTTTATTACACCCAATTATTAAACAAGGTGGTGTTGATACGCAAAACGAAGTTGTAAAGGAAGAGAAAAGGTTACGTGTAGACAATCAACCTTATTCTCGTTTTTTAGAATATGTGAAAGAAAACATCTTTAAAAAACATCCTTATAAAGGAACTACTATTGGTAAAATGGCAGATTTAGATGCTGCTACTTTAGAAGAGTTTTTGGCTTTTAACAAAAAATTCTACGTACCAAATAATGCTACTTTGGTAGTTGCTGGAGATATTGATGTGCCTGCTGCAAAGAAAATGATTCAAGATTATTTTGGACCAATTCCTAGAGGAGAAGAAGTTGAAAAAGATTTTCCTCAAGAAGACCCAATAACTGAAGCAATGACTGCTAAAGGTTATGATCCAAATATTCAAATTCCAGCAATTATGGCTGCTTATAGAACGCCATCTATGAAAACTAGAGACTCTAGAGTTTTAGATATGATTTCTTCTTATTTAAGTACAGGAAGAAGTTCTGTTTTATACAAGAAGTTAGTTGACGAGAAAAAAATGGCATTACAAGCTGGTGCTATTAATGCAAGTCAAGAAGATTATGGAACGTATATTTTATATGGTTTACCTCAAGGTGAAACTAAATTAGAAGATATTATTGCAGAAATTGATGAAGAAATTGTAAAAATGCAAACAGATTTAATTTCAGAAAAAGATTTTCAGAAGTTAAAAAATCAATTTGAAAACAATTTTGTAAACTCAAACTCAAGTGTAGAAGGTATTGCAAGTTCTTTAGCTACTTTTAATGTTTTGTATGGAGATACAAACTTAATTAATACAGAAATTGATATTTTTAGATCAATTACTAGAGAAGAAATTAGAGACGTTGCTAAAAAATATTTAAATCCTAATCAGAGATTAACTTTAGAATATTTACCAGAAGCAAAATAATAGCTAAAAAGATCGTGTATCGATTTTTATAAACAAGATATAAATTATGAAAACAAAAATTTTATCATTAGTAGCACTGTTTTTAACTACGTTCGCTATTAATGCACAAATAGATAGAAGTAAAATGCCAGAACCAGGACCAGATCCTGTTGTAAAGTTAGGTAAACCAGTTAAGTTTACTTTAGATAATGGTTTGAAAGTAATTATGGTAGAAAACCATAAATTACCAAGAATTTCTGCAAACTTAACAATCGACAATAAGCCTTATTTTGAAGGTGAAATTGCTGGAGTTTCTGGAATGATGGGAAGTTTATTAGGTAGAGGAACTACAAACATCACCAAAGACGAATTCAACGAAAAAGTAGATTTCTATGGTGCAAATGTTAGCTTTTTTAGTTCAGGTGCTTTTGCATCTTCTTTAACAAAATATTTTCCAGAAATTTTAGGATTGATGGCAGATGGAGTTAAGAACTCTCAATTTACTCAAGAAGAATTCGAAAAAGAAGTTAATATTACTTTAGATGGTTTAAAATCTAACGAAAAAAATGTTACTTCTACTGCAAGAAGAGTAGAAAATGTTTTGACTTATGGTAGAAATCATCCTTTTGGAGAATTCACATCAAAAGAAAGTGTAGGTAGAATTACATTAAAAGATGTTGTAAATAATTATAATACTTACTACAAACCAAACAATGCTTACTTAGTTATTGAAGGAGACATCAATCCTAAAGAAGCAAAAAAATTAGTTACTTCTTTATTTGCAGATTGGCAAAAAGGTGTAATACCTGCTTACACAATTCCACCAACAAAAAATGTAGCTACAACAGAAATCGATTTTATTAATATGGATAATGCAGTACAATCTGAAATTGCAATTATTAATAATGTAGATTTAACTTTAGGCGATAAAGATTATTATGCAGCTTTAATGGCTAGTAATATTCTTGGTGGTGGAGGAACTGCTCGTTTATTTATGAACCTAAGAGAAGATAAAGGCTATACGTATGGTTCTTATTCTAGCTTAAGACAGGATAGATATGCAGGTTCTTTTAGAGCAACTGCAAGTGTTAGAAACATGGTTACTGATAGTTCTGTGGTTGAGTTACAGAAAGAAATCAATAAAATGAGATACAAAAAAGTATCCGCAGAAGAATTAGCAAATTCTAAAGAAGAATATATTGGTGGTTTTGTGATGGATGTTCAAAAACCAAGAACTATTGCCAATTATGCTTTAAATATTGAGCGTTATAATTTACCAGAAGATTTTTATGAAAATTACATTAAAAATATAAATGCTGTTACTTTAGATGATGTTCAGAATGCAGCTATTAAATATTTTAAAGGTAACAAAGCTAGAATTGTAATTACAGGAAAAGGAATTGATGTTCTTAAAAATCTTGAAAAAACAGATTATGTAATTAACTATTTCGATAAAGAAGGAAACCCAACAGAAAAGCCAGCAATGACGTTGCCAATTCCAGAAGGAATGACTGCTGCAAATGTTGTAGACAACTATGTTGATGCCATTGGTGGTAAAGATAAAGTGATGGCTGTAAAATCTGTAATGATGGTTTCTAATGCAACTATTCAAGGAACTCCTTTAGTAATGACAATGAAATCTGCTACACCAAATAAAACTTCAATGGTTATTTCTGTGATGGGAAATGCAATGCAAAAAATAATTTTTGATGGTGAAAAAGGATATCAAGAAGCTAGAGGTCAAAAAATGGATATGAAGCCAGAAGAAATTGAAGAAGCGAAGAAGACAATGGCTCCTTTTGCAGATATGGCTTACAAAAATGGTACATTAGATAGAATTGAACCAATTGATGGTGAAAACTTCTACGTTATTGTAACTGATAAAAAAGAAATTTTTTACAATGTTAAAACTGGTTTAAAAGCTAAGGAAGTTGAAACTGCAAAAATGCCTGATGGAACTGAAGTTCAAGTTCCAACAACATTTAGCGATTATAAAGCTGTAAATGGAATTATGTTTCCTCATTCTGTGGTTATGAAATCAGGACCAATGGATTTAAATTTCGAAGTAAAAGAAATTAAAATAAATGAAGGTGTTACTGACGCTGATTTTAAATAATTTTTAAAAAAATAGCAATTGATAAAAGAGTCAAAACTTAGGTTTTGACTCTTTTTTTTTGATTTTATAGAGATGATTTTTACATTCTAATTTTGACAAAATTTTGGCTTTTCTCAATCAAGTTTGCCTTTTCGACCTTTCGTCTTCGCTCAAGATAAACTTTAGGAGAAATCACCTAAAATTGCTAAACTAAAACTTCTCTTCTTTTTGATACTTCTCCAAAAAAGTCGAAGTTATAGAAGTGACAAGATTGTAATGTTTTATAGATTTTTAGATAATTGAATCTTTTTTCTTTTTTCTATAATCTTGATTCTTGAGTCTTGGTTCTTGGTTCTTTTAAAATCTTGGTTCGTGTTTCCCTTAAATCTAAAAAGAATCGTGATAAAAACCTACTTCTTCTTATTCACTAAATAAACACCTAACAAAATAATTGAGCCAGCAAATAATTGAATAATACTTAATTCTTCGCCATCTAAATATCCCCAGAAAACTGCCACAATTGGAATTAAATAAGTTACAGAAGAGGCAAAAACTGGCGAAGCTAAATGCACCATTTTGTTGTAAAATATTTTTGCGATTCCTGTACCAAAGATTGCTAAAATTGTAATATAACCCAAAGCTGTTAATCTTGTTTCTGTTGGTTGGAAAGTGCTAAAAAAATCAGTAGATAAAAGCACTACAAACGCAGGGATTATCAACACTAAAAAATTACCAGTTACAATACTTAAAGCACTAATATCATGCAAATATTTCTTTACAATATTTACATTTAAAGCATATCCAAAAGAAGCAAGAACTACTAAAATGGCAAACCAATAATTCTGATCTGGATTTAAGTTTGCACCATTTAAAATCAGTAAAACAGTTCCAATTAAACCAATAAATATTCCTATAAGTTGTTGTTTTTTGAAAGTATATCCAAAAATTAAAGCGCCAAAAATTAAGGTATTAAAAGGTGTTAATGAATTTAAAATAGAAGCTATAGAACTATCAATTCCGTTAACTGCATATGCAAATAGAAAAACAGGAAAAAAAGTACTCAAAAAAGAGGTTAAAATTATAAATTTATAATGTCTTTTCTGAATTTGTTTTAAACTCTTAAAACCTATCAACATTAAAAAAATAGCAGCAATTACCATTCTTAAAGCACCCACTTGAATAGGTGTTAAACCTATTAATGCTTTTTTCATCAATATAAAAGAACTTCCCCAAACCAAAGAAAGCATTCCTAAATACAACCATTTTTTTTGTTGAAGATTCATAAGCTAGGTTAAATTTTATGCAAAAGTCTACTAATTATTTAAATACGAGTTATTTTATTGATAAATTTGTAAAATAATTCTATAAAATATTCTAATGAAATTTCAAAAAATAATATACTCAATCGCAATTGCATGTTTTGTTTTAACTGGCTGTAAAGAAGAAGTAAAAGAAGTAAAAAAAGAAAATGTTTCTTTGGCCATTTCTGGAATGACTTGCGAAATTGGTTGTGCAAAAACGATTCAATCTAAACTATCTAAAAAAGAAGGTGTTATAGATGCTAAAGTTGTTTTTACTGATAGCATTGCCAACATAGAATTTGATGCAAATAAAACATCAAAAAAAGAATTAATTGCTTTTGTTAGCGGAATTGCTGGTGGAGAGCTTTACAAAGCTTCAGAAAGTTCAAAAAAAGCACATGTTTGTTCTGACGAGTGCAAAGAAAAATGCGATATGAAAGCAGAAAAAATGGAATGTAAAGAAGATTGTACTATGGCTTGTTGTAAAAATAATAAAGCTTAAAAAAATTTCAACATTTTCAAAAAATAAAAAGCAGGCTCAAAAGCCTGCTTTTATGTTTTTAGGAATCTATCAAGAAAATAAATCTAAAGTTAATAGGAAATTATTTTTTTTAAATTATAAACTACTACTTACCTGTAATATCTAAGTAATTACGTTTTACAAATTCCAAAATAGTTTCTAAGATTTCGCCCATATTATTACAATCTTTAAACTTTACATCACCAACATATTGTATTAAATGACTTTTTAAAAGCTCCACATTTTCTGGATATGAAATGGTATCTTTTTTCATACATTTTATTAAACGAGTTGTTCTTCTTGGTACAGTTATCATTCTTTTTGCCATATAAGAACGTTCTTCTAATTTGTATTGCCTTATCGAATTATTTTGCAATTTTTTACTCACCATTTCTACCATTTTGAAATTCTCTTTCATAAATTGTAGGTTATACACTTTTAAATTTCCTTCAAAAGATTGCTGATCGAAATCGATGGCTCTAATTTTATAAATTATCTGATCAAAATCGTGTGTGGGTGTAATTACATAATTATAAGAACGCATATCTCCTAAAAGCCTTACCAAACAGCGTTCTTTAAACTTTACAAACTCTTTTGCAATTTGTGCTTTCTCAGCTTCAGTACATTTTGGTAAAAAATCATTAATAAAATCGTCTCCAGGAATCCCTGCAATATGCTCTTCAATTAAGGTGTCCTTATACACCAAAAAGTTCATACTATAAGGAGACAAAATATGCTCTAATTCTAAACCATAAACTCTAGAAGCATCTGCTTTTTTTACATAAAAATGTGTATAATTATCGTTTAAAATATTTCTGATTTTTATTCTAAAAGGTTTCGAATTTCCAAAAGTACAATAGTCAATGGAGTCTACATTTAAAAACGGAATGGCTTCATCATTTCCATCTGAATGTAACATTGTATAAATTTTCTTTAAAGAATTATCAATCTCAACTCTGTCCCATTCAGAATAATAGGTTCTTACCCAAAGTGTGTCTTCATCATTTTTATCAAAAACAGTGATCGAACCTTGAAAACGAAGCAAATCGTCATAAAAAATAGGTATTTTTATATTTCGATTGTATCTTTTTAAATATCCATCTAACGATTCACTTATTGGAAACGCTGGTTTTTTTTTGGACATTAATTTTTTTTCTACTGCCATTTTATTGGTTGATTTTCATCAAAAATAAGAATAA
It includes:
- the rpmA gene encoding 50S ribosomal protein L27, whose translation is MAHKKGVGSSKNGRESESKRLGVKIFGGQAAIAGNIIVRQRGTTHNPGENVYMGKDHTLHAKVDGVVEFRKKRNNRSYVSITPFEV
- the rplU gene encoding 50S ribosomal protein L21 — protein: MYAIVEIAGQQFKVAKDQKVYVHRLQGEEGSKVTFDNVLLLDDAGSVTLGAPAIEGASVTAQILSHLKGDKVIVFKKKRRKGYQKKNGHRQYLSEIQIESIAGSGSLKAAKKEAPKAKAKKAAPKKSSKADDLKKIEGAGPKAAEALVNAGLDTFAKVAKTDAAKLSEILTEASSRLSHIVTDTWPKQAALAADGKWDELKELQDRLDGGIEK
- a CDS encoding M16 family metallopeptidase, with the protein product MKKSILSLASAMLFVFATNAQKVEFEEYDLSNGMHVILHKDTSAPVVVTSVMYHVGAKDEQPGRTGMAHFFEHLLFEGTENIDKGEWFKIVSSNGGRNNANTTDDRTYYYEIFPSNKLELGLWMESERLLHPIIKQGGVDTQNEVVKEEKRLRVDNQPYSRFLEYVKENIFKKHPYKGTTIGKMADLDAATLEEFLAFNKKFYVPNNATLVVAGDIDVPAAKKMIQDYFGPIPRGEEVEKDFPQEDPITEAMTAKGYDPNIQIPAIMAAYRTPSMKTRDSRVLDMISSYLSTGRSSVLYKKLVDEKKMALQAGAINASQEDYGTYILYGLPQGETKLEDIIAEIDEEIVKMQTDLISEKDFQKLKNQFENNFVNSNSSVEGIASSLATFNVLYGDTNLINTEIDIFRSITREEIRDVAKKYLNPNQRLTLEYLPEAK
- a CDS encoding cation transporter, producing the protein MKFQKIIYSIAIACFVLTGCKEEVKEVKKENVSLAISGMTCEIGCAKTIQSKLSKKEGVIDAKVVFTDSIANIEFDANKTSKKELIAFVSGIAGGELYKASESSKKAHVCSDECKEKCDMKAEKMECKEDCTMACCKNNKA
- a CDS encoding DMT family transporter translates to MNLQQKKWLYLGMLSLVWGSSFILMKKALIGLTPIQVGALRMVIAAIFLMLIGFKSLKQIQKRHYKFIILTSFLSTFFPVFLFAYAVNGIDSSIASILNSLTPFNTLIFGALIFGYTFKKQQLIGIFIGLIGTVLLILNGANLNPDQNYWFAILVVLASFGYALNVNIVKKYLHDISALSIVTGNFLVLIIPAFVVLLSTDFFSTFQPTETRLTALGYITILAIFGTGIAKIFYNKMVHLASPVFASSVTYLIPIVAVFWGYLDGEELSIIQLFAGSIILLGVYLVNKKK
- a CDS encoding M16 family metallopeptidase — its product is MKTKILSLVALFLTTFAINAQIDRSKMPEPGPDPVVKLGKPVKFTLDNGLKVIMVENHKLPRISANLTIDNKPYFEGEIAGVSGMMGSLLGRGTTNITKDEFNEKVDFYGANVSFFSSGAFASSLTKYFPEILGLMADGVKNSQFTQEEFEKEVNITLDGLKSNEKNVTSTARRVENVLTYGRNHPFGEFTSKESVGRITLKDVVNNYNTYYKPNNAYLVIEGDINPKEAKKLVTSLFADWQKGVIPAYTIPPTKNVATTEIDFINMDNAVQSEIAIINNVDLTLGDKDYYAALMASNILGGGGTARLFMNLREDKGYTYGSYSSLRQDRYAGSFRATASVRNMVTDSSVVELQKEINKMRYKKVSAEELANSKEEYIGGFVMDVQKPRTIANYALNIERYNLPEDFYENYIKNINAVTLDDVQNAAIKYFKGNKARIVITGKGIDVLKNLEKTDYVINYFDKEGNPTEKPAMTLPIPEGMTAANVVDNYVDAIGGKDKVMAVKSVMMVSNATIQGTPLVMTMKSATPNKTSMVISVMGNAMQKIIFDGEKGYQEARGQKMDMKPEEIEEAKKTMAPFADMAYKNGTLDRIEPIDGENFYVIVTDKKEIFYNVKTGLKAKEVETAKMPDGTEVQVPTTFSDYKAVNGIMFPHSVVMKSGPMDLNFEVKEIKINEGVTDADFK